Proteins encoded within one genomic window of Paenibacillus thermoaerophilus:
- the nusA gene encoding transcription termination factor NusA, translating into MNIDFIEALSDLEREKGIAKDVLIDAIEAALISSYKRNFNTAQNVRVDINRQTGVIKVYARKTVVEEVLDPRLDISLHAARQINPNYQIDDIVEIEVTPRDFGRIAAQTAKQVVTQRIREAERGLIYNAFIEREQDIVTGTVQRQDARNIYLDLGKVEAVLPLSELMPNETFAMNDRVKAYITKVENTTKGPQIILSRTHPGLLKRLFELEVPEIFDGVVEIKSVAREAGARSKIAVYSRNPEVDPVGSCVGPKGARVQAIVNELRGEKIDIVTWSEDVAEYVSNALSPSKVSDVQVFEDEKMTRVIVPDNQLSLAIGIRGQNARLAAKLTGWKIDIKSESQAEQEFGWQRPGEEEWFEDDTEAEEA; encoded by the coding sequence ATGAACATCGATTTCATCGAAGCGTTATCGGATTTGGAACGCGAGAAGGGAATCGCCAAGGACGTGCTGATCGACGCGATCGAAGCCGCCTTGATCTCCAGCTACAAACGCAACTTCAATACGGCGCAAAACGTGCGCGTCGACATCAACCGGCAAACCGGCGTCATCAAAGTATATGCCCGCAAGACCGTAGTCGAGGAGGTGCTCGATCCGCGGTTGGACATCTCCTTGCACGCGGCGCGCCAGATCAATCCGAACTATCAGATCGACGATATCGTCGAGATCGAGGTGACGCCCCGGGACTTCGGCCGCATCGCCGCGCAGACCGCCAAGCAGGTCGTGACCCAGCGCATCCGCGAAGCGGAGCGCGGACTCATCTACAATGCGTTTATCGAGCGTGAGCAGGATATCGTCACGGGGACGGTGCAGCGCCAGGACGCGCGCAACATCTACCTCGATCTGGGCAAGGTGGAGGCCGTGCTGCCCCTGAGCGAGCTGATGCCGAACGAGACGTTTGCGATGAACGATCGCGTCAAGGCTTACATCACCAAGGTGGAGAACACGACGAAGGGACCGCAGATCATCTTGTCCCGCACGCATCCGGGGTTGCTCAAGCGGCTGTTCGAGCTGGAGGTTCCGGAAATATTCGACGGCGTCGTGGAGATCAAGTCGGTCGCCCGCGAGGCGGGGGCCCGTTCGAAGATCGCGGTTTATTCCCGCAATCCCGAGGTCGATCCGGTCGGTTCCTGCGTAGGCCCGAAGGGCGCGCGCGTGCAGGCGATCGTCAACGAGCTTCGCGGGGAGAAAATCGATATCGTCACATGGTCCGAAGATGTGGCGGAGTACGTATCGAACGCGCTCAGCCCTTCGAAAGTCTCCGACGTCCAGGTCTTCGAGGATGAAAAGATGACCCGCGTCATCGTGCCGGACAATCAATTGTCGCTCGCCATCGGCATTCGCGGCCAAAACGCCCGGCTGGCCGCCAAGCTGACCGGATGGAAGATCGACATCAAGAGCGAATCGCAAGCCGAGCAGGAGTTCGGCTGGCAGCGTCCGGGCGAAGAAGAATGGTTCGAGGACGATACGGAAGCGGAAGAGGCGTAA
- the rimP gene encoding ribosome maturation factor RimP → MVLSGQIKAVVEELLQPFLEREKFELVDIEYVKEGSNWFLRVFLDKEGGIDIEDCGRASEYLSKKLDERDPIPDAYFLEVSSPGAERPLKKPADYNRAIGKNVCFTTYEPVDGAKEFEGRLESYDGQTAVIVLHGSNKRQELPVSKVASARLAILF, encoded by the coding sequence ATGGTCTTGAGCGGACAAATTAAAGCCGTCGTGGAAGAGCTGCTGCAGCCCTTCCTGGAGCGGGAAAAGTTCGAACTCGTGGACATTGAATACGTGAAGGAAGGCAGCAACTGGTTTCTGCGCGTATTTCTCGACAAGGAGGGCGGCATCGATATCGAGGACTGCGGCCGCGCCAGCGAATATTTGAGCAAAAAGCTCGACGAGCGGGACCCGATTCCGGACGCCTACTTCCTGGAGGTTTCCTCTCCGGGCGCGGAACGGCCGCTCAAAAAGCCGGCGGATTACAACCGGGCGATCGGCAAAAACGTCTGCTTCACCACCTACGAGCCGGTAGACGGCGCCAAGGAGTTTGAAGGCCGTCTCGAGTCGTACGACGGACAGACGGCGGTCATCGTCCTGCACGGTTCGAACAAGCGGCAGGAACTGCCCGTATCCAAAGTCGCCAGCGCTCGTCTGGCCATTCTGTTTTAA
- the rnpM gene encoding RNase P modulator RnpM — translation MNELRVRKIPQRKCVTCQKMLSKKEMVRVVRTPEGTVELDPTGKKNGRGAYLCGRWEGFQQAKKTRVLERALKQPITPEMYEQLESQFAQIRAKYEEVPCEKFGDA, via the coding sequence GTGAACGAATTGAGGGTTCGTAAAATTCCACAGCGCAAATGCGTGACATGCCAGAAAATGTTGTCCAAAAAAGAAATGGTGCGCGTCGTCCGGACGCCCGAAGGCACGGTCGAGCTCGACCCGACCGGCAAGAAAAACGGTCGCGGGGCTTATCTGTGCGGCCGCTGGGAGGGGTTCCAGCAGGCGAAAAAAACGAGGGTTCTGGAGCGCGCGCTGAAGCAGCCGATTACGCCGGAGATGTACGAACAGTTGGAGTCGCAATTCGCACAAATCCGCGCGAAATACGAAGAGGTGCCGTGTGAGAAATTCGGGGACGCCTAA
- a CDS encoding PolC-type DNA polymerase III: MDRSLEKRKRFEVLLQQAGIAGEASSEWLSQAYIDRVEVSRQNRSWRIVLAGAKPLPTDVYRTFCDTLRQAFAHLAAVSVAFEFDGGVTDAELVELYWSLFVEEMQRENATINGWLVKSKAEATSGALTLYMLDSFGLEMARKKSIDRYVQQYFADRFGRRLRVKLTTGESPAREYEEFAKQVMEEGRTYAMEVLTQVEREAATAAQPDPDARLMVGYEIKDMPVPLQEIKEEEKKVTVQGAIFNLEKKELRNGSTLYTYCITDFTDSIMVKSFAKTKEDVRTLDLLADGKWVKARGRVEYDRFMNPPELVLLPSDLNEIPAPPPRMDDAEEKRVEFHLHTAMSAMDAVTPVDQYIKTAAKWGHKAIAITDHGNVQCFPEANKAAKKYGIKLIYGMEANVVNDSVPIVYKPQDRDLQTADYVIFDIETTGLSVTHNKIIEIAAVRMQGGKVIDEFATFVNPHERIPYHIQQLTNITDDMVRDAPDLEQALPDFLKFIGDSVLVAHNASFDIGFIYAYSRKLGLPVPENPVLDTLELSRLLYPTLKNHRLNTLSEKFKVSLENHHRAIDDSKALGHVLFHMLKDAAEAGYGNLNELNAETGKNLTNARPFHCCIYALNAVGKKNLFRLVSLSHTEYFNRVPCIPRSKLIELREGLLISSGCEKGELFETVLNKTPEEAEQVAEFYDVLEIQPPSINQHLVDKGLVNGRSALVQANRLIIDIARKQGKPVIATGNVHYLDPKDKINRDITINGITGFSPLKEQKKPDVHLRTTKEMLDEFREDLGEELAYEVVVRNTSELADRFESYDLFPKQLFVPKIEGAEEEMRTKCYATARALYGDPLPEVITQRLERELVPITKAGFAVNYLICERLVKKSNEDGYLVGSRGSVGSSIVAMMLGISEVNPLPPHYRCPSCLHSEWFTDGSVRSGFDLPDKPCPKCGATMRGDGHDIPFETFLGFKGDKVPDIDLNFSGEYQPTAHNYTKVLFGEKSVFRAGTIGTVAEKTAFGFVKKYEEEHGRSWRTAEVLRLAKGCTGVKRSTGQHPGGIVVVPDYIEVEDVTPVQYPADDTKAEWKTTHFDYHAFEDNLLKLDILGHDDPTMMRMLYDLTGVDPQTIPMNDPKVMSIFSSTTALGVTPEQIKTPVATYGVPEMGTKFVRQMLQEAQPKTFADLLQISGLSHGTGVWLGNAQELIRNGTCTIETVIGCRDEIMLYLIQKAGMDAGLAFKITESVRKGKGLTDEWIEEMKKHNVPQWYIDSCLKIEYMFPKAHAAAYVISAVRTAYYKVYYPLEFYATYFSVRAEDFDIELCCQGYDAIRRKLEEIEDKGFQATAKEKSMVSILEMALEMTARGFEFKTIDLYRSDATRFKVEGGALLPPFSAVQGVGENAARNIAEARAEGDFLSIEDFQRRAKVSKTVVELLAGFGCFRGLPESNQLSLF; the protein is encoded by the coding sequence ATGGATCGTTCCCTTGAAAAACGAAAAAGATTCGAGGTGCTGCTGCAGCAGGCCGGCATCGCGGGCGAAGCGTCGAGCGAGTGGCTCTCGCAGGCGTACATCGACCGCGTCGAGGTGTCCCGGCAAAACCGGTCGTGGCGGATCGTGCTGGCGGGCGCCAAGCCGCTGCCGACCGACGTCTACCGAACGTTTTGCGATACGTTGAGACAAGCATTCGCGCATCTCGCGGCCGTCAGCGTGGCGTTCGAGTTCGACGGCGGCGTGACCGACGCCGAGCTTGTCGAGTTGTACTGGTCCCTGTTCGTCGAGGAGATGCAGCGGGAAAATGCGACGATCAACGGCTGGCTGGTCAAGTCGAAGGCCGAAGCGACTTCGGGCGCCTTGACGCTGTACATGCTGGACAGCTTCGGTCTGGAGATGGCCCGCAAAAAGTCGATCGACCGGTACGTGCAGCAGTATTTCGCCGACCGGTTCGGACGCCGGCTGCGGGTCAAGCTGACGACCGGCGAATCGCCCGCCCGGGAGTATGAGGAATTCGCCAAGCAGGTGATGGAGGAAGGCCGTACATACGCGATGGAGGTGCTGACGCAGGTCGAGCGGGAAGCGGCAACCGCCGCCCAGCCCGATCCGGATGCCCGACTGATGGTCGGCTACGAGATCAAAGACATGCCCGTTCCGCTGCAGGAGATTAAAGAGGAAGAGAAAAAAGTAACCGTTCAGGGCGCGATCTTCAATCTGGAGAAAAAGGAGCTGCGCAACGGGAGCACCCTCTACACCTACTGCATCACGGATTTCACGGATTCGATCATGGTCAAGTCGTTCGCCAAGACGAAGGAAGACGTGCGCACGCTGGACCTGCTCGCGGACGGCAAATGGGTGAAGGCCCGCGGACGCGTCGAATACGACCGGTTCATGAATCCGCCGGAGCTGGTTCTGCTGCCGTCCGACCTGAACGAAATTCCCGCGCCGCCCCCGAGGATGGACGATGCCGAAGAGAAGCGGGTCGAATTCCATCTGCACACCGCCATGAGCGCGATGGACGCGGTTACGCCGGTCGACCAGTATATCAAGACCGCCGCCAAATGGGGGCATAAGGCGATCGCGATTACCGACCACGGCAACGTGCAATGTTTTCCCGAGGCGAACAAGGCGGCCAAGAAATACGGCATCAAGCTGATCTACGGCATGGAGGCGAACGTCGTCAACGATTCCGTCCCGATCGTCTACAAGCCGCAGGACCGGGATTTGCAGACGGCCGATTACGTGATCTTTGACATCGAGACGACGGGCTTGTCCGTCACTCACAATAAAATCATCGAGATTGCGGCCGTCCGTATGCAGGGCGGCAAGGTGATCGACGAATTCGCCACCTTCGTCAACCCGCACGAGCGGATTCCTTACCATATCCAGCAGTTGACGAACATCACCGATGATATGGTGCGGGACGCGCCGGATCTCGAGCAGGCGCTGCCGGATTTTCTGAAGTTTATCGGCGACAGCGTGCTTGTCGCCCACAACGCTTCCTTCGATATCGGCTTTATCTATGCGTATTCGCGAAAACTGGGCTTGCCCGTCCCGGAAAATCCCGTGCTGGACACGCTGGAGCTGTCCCGCCTGCTTTATCCGACGCTGAAAAACCACCGGCTCAACACGCTGAGCGAGAAGTTCAAGGTCAGCCTTGAAAACCATCACCGCGCCATCGACGACTCGAAAGCGCTCGGCCACGTGTTGTTCCATATGCTGAAAGACGCCGCGGAGGCGGGATACGGCAACCTGAACGAGCTGAACGCGGAGACGGGGAAAAATTTGACGAACGCGCGGCCGTTCCACTGCTGCATCTACGCGCTGAACGCGGTCGGCAAGAAAAATCTGTTCCGTCTCGTCTCGCTGTCGCATACGGAGTACTTCAACCGCGTGCCCTGCATTCCCCGAAGCAAGCTGATCGAGCTCCGGGAAGGGCTGCTGATCTCCTCCGGCTGCGAGAAGGGCGAGCTGTTCGAGACGGTTCTCAACAAAACGCCCGAGGAAGCGGAACAGGTGGCCGAATTTTACGACGTGCTGGAGATTCAGCCGCCCTCGATCAACCAGCATCTGGTCGACAAGGGCCTGGTGAACGGCCGGTCGGCGCTGGTGCAGGCGAACCGGCTCATCATCGATATCGCCCGCAAGCAGGGCAAGCCGGTTATCGCCACCGGCAACGTGCATTATCTTGATCCGAAGGACAAAATCAACCGGGACATCACGATCAACGGCATCACGGGGTTCAGCCCGCTCAAAGAGCAGAAGAAGCCGGACGTTCACCTGCGCACGACGAAGGAGATGCTCGACGAGTTCCGGGAAGATCTGGGCGAAGAGCTGGCGTACGAGGTCGTCGTCCGCAACACAAGCGAATTGGCGGACCGGTTCGAGTCGTACGATCTGTTCCCCAAGCAGTTGTTCGTGCCGAAGATCGAAGGCGCCGAAGAGGAGATGCGGACGAAGTGCTACGCCACCGCCCGCGCCTTGTACGGGGACCCGCTGCCCGAGGTGATCACGCAGCGGCTGGAGCGGGAGCTTGTGCCGATTACGAAAGCGGGCTTCGCCGTCAACTACCTGATCTGCGAACGCTTGGTCAAAAAATCGAACGAAGACGGCTATCTCGTCGGTTCGCGGGGCTCCGTCGGCTCGTCGATCGTCGCCATGATGCTCGGCATCTCCGAGGTCAATCCGCTGCCTCCCCATTACCGGTGCCCGTCCTGTCTGCACAGCGAATGGTTTACGGACGGCAGCGTGCGGAGCGGCTTCGATCTTCCCGACAAGCCGTGTCCGAAATGCGGAGCGACGATGCGGGGCGACGGCCATGACATTCCGTTCGAGACGTTCCTGGGGTTCAAAGGCGACAAAGTTCCCGATATCGACCTGAACTTCAGCGGCGAATACCAGCCGACGGCCCACAACTACACGAAGGTGCTGTTCGGCGAGAAAAGCGTGTTCCGCGCAGGCACGATCGGAACCGTCGCGGAGAAAACCGCGTTCGGCTTCGTGAAGAAATACGAAGAGGAGCACGGGCGTTCCTGGCGGACCGCCGAGGTGCTGCGGCTCGCCAAGGGCTGCACCGGCGTCAAGCGCAGCACGGGACAGCATCCCGGAGGCATCGTCGTCGTGCCGGACTACATCGAGGTCGAAGACGTGACACCCGTCCAATATCCGGCGGACGATACGAAGGCGGAATGGAAAACGACGCATTTCGACTACCACGCGTTCGAGGACAATCTGCTGAAGCTCGATATTCTGGGACACGACGATCCGACGATGATGCGCATGCTGTACGATCTGACCGGCGTCGATCCGCAGACGATTCCGATGAACGATCCGAAGGTCATGAGCATCTTCAGCAGCACGACGGCGCTGGGCGTGACGCCGGAACAGATCAAGACGCCGGTCGCCACCTACGGGGTGCCGGAGATGGGGACGAAGTTCGTCCGCCAGATGCTGCAGGAAGCGCAGCCCAAGACGTTCGCCGACTTGCTGCAAATTTCCGGCTTGTCCCACGGCACGGGCGTCTGGCTCGGCAACGCGCAGGAGCTGATCCGGAACGGAACCTGCACGATCGAGACCGTGATCGGCTGCCGGGACGAGATCATGCTGTACCTGATCCAGAAAGCGGGCATGGACGCCGGACTGGCGTTCAAAATCACCGAGAGCGTCCGGAAGGGCAAAGGGTTGACCGACGAATGGATCGAAGAGATGAAAAAACACAACGTCCCGCAGTGGTATATCGACTCCTGCCTGAAGATCGAATACATGTTTCCGAAGGCGCACGCCGCGGCTTACGTCATCTCCGCGGTCCGCACGGCTTATTACAAGGTGTATTATCCGCTGGAGTTCTACGCGACGTATTTCAGCGTCCGCGCCGAGGACTTCGACATCGAGCTGTGCTGCCAGGGTTATGACGCCATCCGGCGCAAGCTGGAGGAGATCGAGGACAAAGGATTCCAGGCGACGGCCAAGGAAAAGAGCATGGTGTCGATTCTCGAGATGGCGCTGGAGATGACGGCCCGAGGCTTCGAGTTCAAAACGATCGATCTGTACCGGTCCGACGCGACCCGGTTCAAGGTCGAGGGAGGCGCTCTGCTTCCTCCGTTCTCCGCCGTACAGGGCGTGGGCGAGAACGCCGCGCGCAACATCGCCGAAGCGAGGGCGGAGGGCGACTTCCTGTCGATCGAGGATTTCCAGCGCCGGGCGAAAGTCTCGAAGACGGTTGTGGAGCTTCTGGCCGGCTTCGGCTGCTTCCGCGGACTGCCGGAGTCGAACCAGTTGTCGTTGTTCTGA
- a CDS encoding L7Ae/L30e/S12e/Gadd45 family ribosomal protein has protein sequence MRNSGTPKALSRLGMAMRAGKLATGDEGVMQAIRSGQAKLVLVAADASENAYKKYSDKCFHYGVKLVRRFTRQEIGYSIGKAERVAVAVTDERMAAWIGEELTQSAEVEHIE, from the coding sequence GTGAGAAATTCGGGGACGCCTAAGGCGTTGTCCAGACTCGGCATGGCGATGAGGGCCGGCAAGCTGGCGACTGGAGACGAAGGAGTCATGCAAGCAATCCGCAGCGGGCAAGCCAAGCTTGTCCTGGTCGCCGCCGATGCGTCGGAGAACGCTTATAAGAAGTATTCGGACAAATGCTTTCACTATGGGGTAAAGCTCGTTCGGCGGTTTACCCGTCAGGAAATCGGCTACAGCATCGGAAAGGCCGAACGGGTAGCGGTGGCGGTTACGGACGAAAGGATGGCGGCTTGGATCGGTGAGGAACTGACACAATCTGCGGAGGTGGAACATATTGAGTAA